A region of Vigna radiata var. radiata cultivar VC1973A chromosome 10, Vradiata_ver6, whole genome shotgun sequence DNA encodes the following proteins:
- the LOC106775423 gene encoding adenylate isopentenyltransferase 5, chloroplastic, translating to MKISISACACKQELPLVSFQKGLTMESLFHHRSKDKVIIIMGATGTGKTKLAVDVAKHFQPAEIVNSDKMQVYKGLDITTNKVTEEECRGVPHHLLGTVDPNINFTASDFCRHATSAIDSIVERNGLPIIAGGSNSYLDALVNHHAEFRLRYKCCFLWVDVSLPVLHSSLQARVDRMIDAGQVNEVREFFDPRADYTRGIRRAIGVPEFDDFLRAEASGTEDETTIKRLLEAAIARIKINNCTLANRQIQKIHRLHGLWKRNMHRLDATEVFLGSRDAWHDHVLAKSLVILHKFLFEEKKTHVPAGIVSPKDVIAAVSAPSVAMAATH from the coding sequence ATGAAGATCTCAATATCAGCCTGTGCCTGCAAGCAAGAGCTGCCCCTAGTAAGTTTCCAAAAGGGGCTAACGATGGAGTCGTTGTTTCATCATCGGAGTAAGGACAAGGTGATAATCATAATGGGGGCCACGGGTACCGGCAAGACGAAGTTGGCCGTAGACGTGGCAAAACACTTCCAACCAGCGGAGATAGTGAACTCCGACAAAATGCAAGTGTACAAGGGCCTCGACATCACCACGAACAAGGTCACTGAAGAAGAGTGTCGAGGGGTCCCACATCACCTGCTTGGCACTGTTGACCCTAATATAAATTTCACCGCCAGCGACTTCTGTCGCCACGCCACATCCGCAATTGATTCCATTGTGGAAAGAAATGGCCTACCCATCATTGCTGGAGGCTCCAATTCTTACTTGGACGCACTCGTGAATCACCACGCGGAGTTTCGGTTAAGGTATAAGTGTTGTTTCCTCTGGGTTGACGTCTCTCTCCCCGTGCTCCATTCCTCTCTTCAGGCACGTGTGGACCGCATGATCGACGCCGGTCAAGTCAACGAGGTTAGGGAATTCTTCGATCCTCGCGCCGATTACACCAGAGGGATCCGAAGGGCCATTGGGGTGCCCGAATTCGATGACTTCCTACGCGCTGAAGCTTCTGGAACCGAGGACGAGACAACCATAAAGAGACTTCTGGAGGCTGCCATTGCCAGGATCAAGATCAACAACTGCACGCTCGCCAACCGCCAGATTCAAAAGATTCACCGCCTCCACGGGTTGTGGAAACGGAACATGCACCGCCTCGACGCCACAGAGGTTTTCCTCGGCTCTCGCGACGCCTGGCACGACCACGTGCTCGCCAAGAGCTTGGTCATCCTTCACAAGTTCCTTTTCGAGGAAAAGAAAACGCACGTCCCCGCCGGAATCGTGTCCCCGAAAGACGTAATTGCAGCTGTTTCTGCGCCGTCGGTAGCAATGGCAGCAACCCATTAG